The Oncorhynchus tshawytscha isolate Ot180627B linkage group LG08, Otsh_v2.0, whole genome shotgun sequence genome window below encodes:
- the LOC112256657 gene encoding gremlin-1 yields the protein MARSAYILCGMVFILGLLSYTVASKRNRGSQGAIPHPDKNNPNESEQQPQAPQAGSGSRRREKSSAAPAEEVLESSQEALHVTERRYLKRDWCKTQPLKQTIHEEGCISRTIINRFCYGQCNSFYIPRHVRREEGAFQSCSFCKPKRFTTMTFTLNCPDQQPSTKKKRIQRVKQCRCISIDLD from the coding sequence ATGGCCAGATCGGCGTATATCCTCTGTGGCATGGTTTTCATCCTGGGGCTACTCTCATATACAGTGGCTTCCAAAAGGAACAGGGGCTCCCAAGGCGCCATCCCTCATCCTGACAAAAACAACCCAAACGAATCGGAGCAGCAACCACAGGCACCGCAGGCGGGCTCTGGTTCCCGACGACGGGAAAAGAGTTCTGCTGCACCCGCTGAGGAGGTGCTGGAGTCCAGCCAAGAAGCGTTGCATGTCACTGAGCGCCGCTATCTGAAACGCGACTGGTGCAAGACACAGCCACTTAAACAGACCATCCACGAGGAGGGCTGCATCAGCCGCACTATCATTAACAGGTTCTGCTATGGACAGTGTAATTCTTTTTACATCCCCAGACATGTCCGCAGGGAAGAGGGAGCCTTCCAGTCTTGTTCGTTCTGCAAGCCGAAACGATTTACTACCATGACTTTCACTTTGAACTGTCCGGACCAGCAGCCGTCCACCAAGAAGAAGCGCATCCAGCGCGTAAAGCAGTGTCGCTGCATCTCCATAGACTTGGACTAG